The window gctaaaccttttagacttctgtttggggatacaaaattgatactatggtttgattattggtaggattaattctaagttggtgatttttgttattttagattgctaaagaaccttgtgtatgaatgataattaattttttgttaataggaaggtaattaaatagcatgaacatcttttgattatcaatctcatatgctatgtgaccactttgtcatatgtctaggattaatgaacatgaaactagagttaataagaaaattgagtaaattcatgtgcaagcttgtgtgatgaccatcaacaagaagttaattaaaagaccaaattagttaactattgcaagtctaaattaacccgaataattaatctagtgaattcaattaaattagacaacttgCCActatttaagttagtttatttgctaaggattagtgtagtgaacgtgaatctaatcacttgaatcggtaaccaacaaaagaattaatccattgcaccactaccttgaaatcaaccctaggatcaattgagttgaactaaacagaagttccttcccattattgaatctagttaattctttgtttttctaagttttagattaagtaatagttagcaagtttctagtcttgtgaaactagagaaaaccctctaCTTGTTAATtgagataaaattagtttttagttttaatttaccgttccctgtgtccgataccctacttatttaactataccacaattgataggtcaattgcctttgtgtgtttattttataattaaaagtaggtttaaaactaagtgagtttgcacacatcaagtttttggcgccgttgccagggaacggttctaaaattaacgttaaattctaatttaatcgatcatttgtgtgggatttatcttacataAAGTTAATTAAAAAGGTAATTCAGTAAGTAGTGTAAGTTTGAATAAAAATCCGTTTTTAAAGTAACTAgaaaaaaatttatgtttttgccttgaactcgccgagtgcactcgtgccgactcAGCAAGTACATCGTTGttacagttttaattttttattttatttttgttctttttacgcgttctttttttgttttgtttacagttgtttcatgacccgaggatctgatacacctctggtccctcctcTTGAAGACCCGGGATCCGCACTAAGGAGGAGCAAAGGCAAAACCGTTGGAGAATCTGCTTCTttaaagaactcaccactcaaaaacctcaagtccgttttcagcaagaagaggagcagcaaatcaggagcatctagTGCCTCTTTGACAATCGGAGACCCAATTTAAGAAGAcaccgagtacgagaccgaggaagaagaagaacccacaTACAAGCACGAATCCGAGTTTGAAGACGATTTAGCTATCACCatggctaatatcgatgaagtccccatgggggaatggaagaagagaatgcgcgatgacaccggcccgggacttgtgcagcccGCAATTCCTGCAACCGCTACTTTCGAgctaaaaggccatattctcgcccaactcaaggagattcctttttatGGAAAGGATCACGAAGACAcctacaagcacttggacgaagtgaatgatgtggctGACTACTTCAATGTACCAAATGTGCCTCGCGAGACGCAGCTACTTCGCATGCTTCCAGTCACGTTCAAAGGTGCTGCGAAGGATTGgctaaagtcacttcctcccggatcggtcaccacatgggccaagatgaaagaagagttcatagaccaCTTTTGCCCGCCCTCCAAAAtatccaagctaaagaaagccattgccaacttcgagcaacaacccaaagaatctctttatgaagcttgggaaaggtacaagagcttgcttagaaattgcccacaccatgacctcaatagccaacaagaggtctccattttctatgatggagtcagtgtcaccacaaggcaaatgctcgattcacaaggcccgctcacggagaaggcgcccccggtaatcaaggagttaattgaagaattctctaagcactctagagaataccataatccaagaaatgaagtaagtcagggggtagtgaactcggcaaatgatagcatggcggcggtAATAGCTAAGCTCGATAGTCTAGATAGAaggatgacaaaaatggatcaaacaatccatgctattcgggttggatgtgaaaattgtagagggacccatctcacaaaggattgtgatttggatgaaaatggaaacaagaaggctcaagtgttctactcaagtggcgatagatacgacgagaattggcggaaaccgaagaaggaatggctcccatacaaagaatacaagaaggctaaggaggagcaatacaagcagaaggagagggggttttatcaaaaggaagaaccggtaaTGGAAAACAAAGCCGATTTAGAAGAATtgttcactagattcatagccaCGTCTGAAAAGAGATACAATGATCACGATGCTGCAATACACGAGACCAGAAATATGCTAAGGAATCAGCAGGCATCCATTcccaacattgagaaacagctgggacaaCTGGAACATCAAGTGAACGAAAGAAGAGCAGGTCAACTTCCAAGTAATACCGAAACCAATccgagaatggagaatgtgaGTGCAGTGACTTCCAGAAGTGAAAAAATTTTCACACATGCACAGAGGATCTCCAATAAGAAGACAGAAAAGGCAGAAGAGTCGGCTCCAGCTAAGCCCGACCAGACTCTCTGAGTCCCTctaatggacttgacgagtccatgcgTAAATGACAAAACCATCATTCCCTTAAAGCCATATAATCCCCCTTTTCCATTCCCAATCAAAGCCATGCCTGTGGAAAAAGTTGAAGCTTATAAATCCTTTATGAAGCATGTTAAAGCCCTACAAGTTAATGTGTCATTTGTAGAAACGATgatcaaaacacccaagtacttcAACTTACTAAAAGGTCTCTTTGCTGCTAGGAAAGACttggctgaagtcgcggagataATATTGAGTGAGCTACCCGAAAAGAAGGGCGATCCGGGGAGTATCATAACTCCGTGCCAGTTTGGAAATGCATTTGTCACTCAAGCGTTGACCGACTCGGGTGCAAGCATCAATCTGATGCCTTTCTCTTTCTTCAAGAAACTGAATTTACCAGAGCCAAGGCCGGTAAACATGAAGATCCATTTAGCAGACAAGACAACAATTCATCCATGaggcgtttgtgaggatcttCTTATTAAAGTCGACAAGTTCATATTTCCAGTAGACTTTGTGGTgcttgatatggaagaagaccccgaaattccgATTATTTTGGGGAGGTCATTTTTAAACACCGCATGTGCTTTAATTGATGTATGCGAGTCTACACTAACGTTAAGGGTAGGAGACGAGTCAACAATATTTAGAGCTGTACCAGAAGCCAAGcaagaagagaaaggaaaagaaGAGATCTCATTTATCGGTTTAGATGATGAAATACTACAAAAAGAACTAGcacttttgcaagaagaagatccaCGTAAGTTTTTGCTACCTTCTGGAGAGGGGTGGAGATGTTAACATGGACTTGGAGGagatagaaaagctactggaaggagccgacTCGGAAAACACCATGGAAATGATGAAATAcgatccgactcgctgagtcactttcctggactcgacgagtccagtcgaaacTGCCAACAACTTGGACGACTTAGATCTGCTTATTGCTAGTTCTCTACATATGTTGGACTTGGATATTTTTCATTattctttagaagaacaaacagTAGAAGGAGAAATGGACATGGAAGTTCAACACGTCCATATAGCATGTCTTGATGCAATTCCGCTTGAAGATGGGGTAAGCACAGAAAAAGAGGAGAAGGCAATGGATAGGAGAGTTGATGATGATCAACCTTTCATTACCAAACCTAGAGCACGAATTTTCACAAAATATGAAGTAATTAAGTTTGAGGAAAAGGAGGTGCAAGAGAAGGTGAAAAAGAATggggtgaagaagaaaaagaggagaagggaagcccaagcagctgaggaTGATGCTGTAAAAAAGAAGAGAGAGGAATTAAAACGGGCTTACAAAaagaagattcacgcttacaagacaaagtacaaaccacaaaagatTAGGCGTGCGTTATCGATGCTGGAAGATAACAAGACATAGATGGGAAGGAttccagctaacgactccttaaaaagaagcgcttggcgggaggcaacccgttatttagagtttgctttcttttatctttttaagttttgtttaattttcgtttttttttagAATTCTAATCTTCCAAATCGTCGGACATGTCTTCTTGAGAGTGCGTATGGACTAATTGTGGGATGGAAtaaattttcttttctaaataaatggaaaagttttataatttttgaattgtttgcaagagactcgccaagtctgaccatgactcgacgagtcgattcataTTCCAGATAATTTTAAAAatcgcgaccagactcgtcgagtctgaccctgactcgacgagtcggttttatttacagaaaaaaataaatttgaaattacttttacaaccggtaactagggttttaaccctaatgaaATCAGTTTTTTTCCCACTTCACTCGCCGTGCGCCTCTACTTTTgctctctctcaagcattcatcatcttcttcaatttttcttcaagattaTCAATTTCTATCACAAAAGGTAACTAATTTCTTCCTTTATTCTGTTAAAGCAATGATTTTTAGATGATCTATGGTAGTAATTTCATAGAATACCCGATTTTGAGTTAtagtgaatttttagggttttgattttacaTCAATTATGTTGTTTTGGATGGTTGTTTCTCCTTTAATACATCTTAGGAACATCCTTGGACAAAACCCTTGAgttaattttgagatttcatggttGAATTTTGACAGACTCGTCGAATGACTCGCGCAGTTcttgcgactcaccgagtcgttcatggactcgacgagtccagtcggggaCACAGGTGTGACccattttgatgattttctgtGTTTTCTGTGTTTTATGTTCTTTGTTTTGCAGGGACAATGTTTCACAGGGAACAAAGTTCCAGTGGACACCaaggagattttccttggttaaaTTTTCCTCGAATCGAATCAGCTTCAACCATGACGAGATGGAAGAAGAAATTAGCTGAAGTCagaaagaaagagatgtacgtgcCCAACAGAATTGATTGGGATTGGTTGCGAAGTGTGCGGTATGAAGAGGAGTTGGCTCCttatcttttaaaggagtttacttACGAGGGGGGGACGATGGTTTGCgatgggtggagccgggtctttcGTATTCAAGAACCGGTGTACCAGGAGCTTTGCCTGGAATTTTTCTCCACAGTATCTTTTCGTGGAGGAGATGACTGTTATCACCCGATGAGTGTCAGTTTCTGCCTTGAGGGCGAGTTTCATCAGTGCTCCGTTGTTGATCTTGCTTGTCGGATGGGTATTTATGACCGGTCATTGGTCTCGACCGCTATTTTCCGCGCCTTTATGGAACTCTCTCACAAGATGTTCCCTGATGGTGTGACAAGCACGGGATGGTGGAACATGATCGCTAACAAAGTGTACATTCTGAAGTCAGCCTAGGAGGGAAGTATTCGGTCGCCTACACAACGTCTCATTCATCGCCTTATTTCCACCACCATTAACCAacgaaaggatgatgacaaggtttctaaccttgatgttttttacttatggagcattatcacaccAGACACTTTTTGCAATATTCCTTGGTGTTTGGCTTCATATTTGGCGGAAGGTGCGGTCAAAGATCGCAAGACATCGAAGATTAATGGTGGTATGTTTGTCACACGGCTTGCCAACTCGTTTGGGTTGATGACCCGCGGCGCGTGGAATTTGATGACGGTGATTCCTACCCCTCCATTCAATCCCATTCTTTTTAGGAGGGCTAGGATTATTGAGGACTATGGTGGTGGTCATTATGCTATCCCGCATGATGATCCTGTTGTTGGTCCCGAGGCGCCAGGAAGGAGGGTCCGATCGAGGCGAGAGCGTGATGTAGAAGAGGaaccgccggtgattccggtagACAATGATGAAGTActaatggattggtacaatgttgaGATGAGGCGGTTGCAAGATCAAATGGCGCGGGGTATCAACTTTAGAAATCAATCCCAcattcgactttttgaccacttcaatattCCGCATATCGATGGTGGTAACTTCCCATATATTCCGTCTTGGGAAGAGGTGATCAATGCAAGAAGGAGTGGCGCTAGTGGAAGTGGAGCTGCGCATGATCAAGACGATGAGGAGGAGGATTagttctttatgtttttattaaacaattttttttccttatttGGTGTGTTTTTGGATTTGCTATAACTTTTACTGTTTTGCTTGATGTTTGATTGCCTTGATGATTTTCAGAATTGGATTAGGAGTGCTTGCATAGAAGGGTTTAGAGTTGTAGAGGAAAGAGAGTTATAACGAGTGAAAGAGAGTCAATAAAGGGAAGCGTTAGAGTCAAAGTGTCGAGTCTGGTCCTTAGGGACATGAGCAATTGAGTCTAGAAGTTATGAGAAATTTTGACGATTTATTAGAGGCTGGAACAAATGCAGAATGCAATTTTTTTCACCCAacgttctactcgtcgagtgcactaaactgactcgacgagtcgccttatATTCTTGCATATTCGAACCTGTCCGCgcttatactcgacgagtcgcatatagactcgacgagtcattcattTTTATACCAAAAGGACTGTTGATTTGATGCTGCTAAGTGTACCACTTTACCATTTATTCTTCCATAtcgattcttgaagatcttacactgttttCCCTGCATATTTGGAGTTGCCACAAGATATTTTGACACCCAagtcatggatgagctgttcccatggctgaagtcaattgaagttggagctgGAAAGAAGAgttatcaacctatcgactgctacctcaggggagtttgttccaattccctctat of the Lactuca sativa cultivar Salinas chromosome 6, Lsat_Salinas_v11, whole genome shotgun sequence genome contains:
- the LOC111912043 gene encoding uncharacterized protein LOC111912043, with protein sequence MPVEKVEAYKSFMKHVKALQVNVSFVETMIKTPKYFNLLKGLFAARKDLAEVAEIILSELPEKKGDPGSIITPCQFGNAFVTQALTDSGASINLMPFSFFKKLNLPEPRPVNMKIHLADKTTIHP